One Azospirillum brasilense DNA segment encodes these proteins:
- a CDS encoding TMEM175 family protein, producing the protein MDQRRTAASSFHSDGIPPFEETPSPARLEGFSDGVFAIIITLLVLDVRVPREATLHGEPLAAALLKQWPVYVAYVLSFLQVGVVWANHHTMFHHIRRSDHVLLVCNLLLLLCVAVLPFTTALLAEYARAGEAELRLAALIYSAALAGAGIFFSAIWQHALRAGLVDARADPHRLHALGWHWEMVPLFYGVAFGLAYVAPYLSVGMYMLLLFYYALPGPSVVRWMRVRRARRVRQAAKT; encoded by the coding sequence ATGGATCAGCGTCGCACCGCAGCTTCCAGCTTCCATTCGGACGGGATCCCACCATTCGAAGAAACGCCATCGCCGGCGCGCCTGGAGGGATTCAGCGACGGCGTGTTCGCCATCATCATCACGCTGTTGGTGCTCGACGTCCGCGTGCCGCGCGAGGCCACGCTGCATGGAGAACCTCTTGCTGCCGCGCTGCTGAAGCAATGGCCGGTCTATGTGGCGTACGTCCTGAGCTTTTTGCAGGTCGGGGTGGTCTGGGCCAACCATCACACGATGTTCCATCATATCCGCCGCAGCGATCACGTCCTTCTGGTCTGCAACCTCCTGCTCCTGCTCTGCGTGGCGGTGCTGCCATTCACCACGGCGCTGCTCGCGGAATACGCCCGCGCCGGTGAAGCGGAACTCCGGCTGGCCGCGCTCATCTACAGCGCCGCACTCGCCGGTGCGGGGATCTTCTTCAGCGCGATCTGGCAGCACGCGCTGCGCGCGGGGTTGGTGGACGCGCGTGCCGATCCCCACCGGCTGCACGCGCTCGGGTGGCATTGGGAAATGGTGCCGCTGTTCTACGGGGTTGCCTTCGGGCTTGCGTACGTGGCCCCGTACCTCAGCGTGGGCATGTACATGCTTCTGCTGTTCTACTACGCGCTGCCCGGTCCTTCCGTCGTGCGATGGATGCGGGTGCGGCGGGCGCGACGGGTGCGCCAGGCGGCGAAGACCTGA
- a CDS encoding helix-turn-helix domain-containing protein — protein MHVSSQLCHDQPTGHRHYPGDVLSSLAMTTRYGRGQEIYTQDHPAEHWYRVVSGAARRFTVQVNGRRQIVDFLLPGDFFGLASRNVHLFAVEAIVEGTVVAAYPRERAEALADANPHLGREIRTVTAAEIARLQTRILILGRIGSLGKVSAFLLEMAERLSSRTQASKTGEGILLPMSRYDIADYLTLSVETVSRALTSLKQRGAIRLVGTRRVKIIHYDALEDSDE, from the coding sequence ATGCATGTTTCCAGCCAGCTTTGCCACGACCAGCCCACGGGGCATCGCCATTACCCTGGCGATGTTCTGAGTTCGCTGGCGATGACCACGCGCTACGGCCGCGGGCAGGAGATCTATACCCAGGATCACCCGGCCGAGCACTGGTACCGCGTCGTTTCCGGCGCGGCGCGGCGCTTTACCGTTCAGGTCAACGGACGGCGGCAAATCGTGGACTTCCTGCTGCCCGGCGATTTTTTCGGCCTTGCATCCCGGAACGTGCATCTCTTCGCCGTCGAGGCGATCGTGGAGGGCACGGTCGTGGCCGCCTACCCACGCGAGCGCGCCGAGGCCCTTGCCGACGCCAACCCCCACCTCGGACGGGAAATCCGTACCGTGACGGCTGCGGAAATTGCCCGTCTGCAGACGAGGATTCTCATCCTTGGGCGGATCGGCTCGCTGGGAAAGGTCAGTGCCTTTCTCCTCGAGATGGCGGAGCGCCTGTCCAGCAGGACCCAGGCCAGCAAAACCGGGGAAGGGATTCTCCTGCCGATGTCGCGCTACGACATCGCCGATTATCTCACCCTGTCGGTCGAGACGGTGAGCCGCGCCTTGACCAGCCTCAAGCAACGCGGCGCCATCAGGCTCGTGGGCACCCGCCGCGTCAAGATCATCCATTACGACGCCCTCGAGGACAGCGACGAATAG
- a CDS encoding response regulator, with product MPSLTASSESRTGSSGGSPRTAKPSSMRGDPSDSSGPRLTSPRASGRKMTCARAKSASGNSPRTPPACSGSSMSGPCAWNTSVPPTSWSGESRRTRCCGTGVLTGSGPCTRRIGKLASDAMDRVLQGETVDQEYRIVRGNGSVRWIRDTFFAIRGEGSRIRRIAGIAQDITNHSGSLIYVVDAEEATHRELPLLLRGVGYDVKTFTSTRAFLEMAPALIPGCVLLDIRAPEMGGLAVPRELRARRIHLPVIVVGSCDGDISLAVRAMKAGAVDFLEVPYEHEALLAAVASALADIRDTAERCSVAEIARARIADMSTRERAVLEGLLAGGTNKTMARDLGISPRTVENHRAHVMERLGARTLPEAVLMAAAAGLRAPLRTQDETQEE from the coding sequence ATGCCATCGCTTACCGCGTCATCGGAATCGAGGACGGGATCGAGCGGTGGATCTCCACGCACGGCCAAACCGTCTTCAATGCGGGGCGACCCGTCGGATTCATCGGGGCCGCGCTTGACATCACCGCGCGCAAGCGGGCGGAAGATGACCTGCGCGAGAGCGAAGAGCGCTTCCGGCAATTCGCCGCGCACTCCGCCAGCGTGCTCTGGATCGTCGATGTCAGGACCATGCGCATGGAATACCTCAGTCCCGCCTACGAGCTGGTCTGGGGAGAGCCGCCGGACGCGATGCTGCGGGACTGGCGTCCTCACTGGCTCGGGACCGTGCACCCGGAGGATCGGGAAGCTTGCAAGCGACGCGATGGACCGTGTCCTGCAGGGCGAGACGGTCGACCAGGAGTACCGCATCGTCCGGGGCAACGGCTCGGTGCGCTGGATTCGCGACACCTTCTTCGCCATCCGCGGCGAGGGCAGCCGGATACGGCGCATTGCCGGCATCGCCCAGGACATCACGAACCACAGCGGGTCGCTGATCTACGTGGTCGATGCCGAGGAAGCGACTCATCGAGAGCTGCCCCTTTTGCTGCGAGGCGTTGGGTACGACGTGAAGACTTTCACGTCCACGCGGGCCTTCCTCGAGATGGCGCCGGCGCTGATACCCGGCTGCGTGCTGCTCGACATCAGGGCGCCGGAGATGGGTGGCTTGGCGGTCCCGAGGGAACTCCGGGCACGACGGATCCACCTCCCCGTGATCGTCGTGGGCAGCTGTGATGGAGACATCAGCTTGGCGGTGCGGGCCATGAAGGCGGGCGCGGTGGATTTCCTGGAGGTGCCTTACGAGCACGAGGCGCTGCTGGCCGCGGTGGCGTCTGCCTTGGCCGACATCCGGGACACGGCGGAACGCTGCAGCGTCGCGGAAATCGCGCGGGCGCGCATTGCGGACATGTCCACCCGTGAACGGGCGGTGCTGGAAGGGCTGCTCGCCGGCGGTACGAACAAGACCATGGCCAGGGATCTCGGGATCAGCCCGCGCACGGTGGAGAACCACCGGGCCCACGTGATGGAGCGGCTCGGCGCACGTACCCTGCCCGAGGCCGTGCTCATGGCCGCGGCGGCAGGCCTGCGCGCCCCGCTCCGGACGCAGGACGAAACGCAGGAGGAGTAG